In a genomic window of Nocardia fluminea:
- a CDS encoding phosphotransferase family protein, with translation MTGPDPVPDAREVVGVDPVAVGRWFATIGLEHTAPLRFDRIGLGQSNLTYLVRDHADRRWVLRRPPLGHLLASAHDVVREARIMAALETTEVPVPRVLGVVDDPAVSEVPMVLMEFVDGQVVDTMAIVESLTPQCRRAIAESLPRTLAKIHAVDLAAVGLADLAGHKPYAVRQLKRWGGQWEHSKTRELPELDELTRRLTAAVPEQREVTLVHGDFHLRNVITSHDTGEVVAALDWELSTLGDPLADMGSLLAYWPEPGDNTGGDFPASTLPGFPDRAQMSAAYLALTGRDPAALRYWHAFGLWKLAVIAEGVLRRARDTPQNRAAAGTPTVERIDAIVHKALDVTERIDRR, from the coding sequence ATGACCGGACCGGATCCGGTGCCTGACGCGCGCGAGGTGGTCGGTGTCGACCCGGTCGCCGTCGGCCGATGGTTCGCCACGATCGGCCTCGAGCACACCGCGCCACTGCGATTCGACCGGATCGGCCTCGGCCAGTCGAACCTGACCTATCTGGTGCGCGACCACGCGGATCGCCGGTGGGTGCTGCGCAGGCCACCGCTGGGGCACCTGCTCGCCTCCGCGCACGATGTGGTGCGCGAGGCCAGGATCATGGCGGCGCTCGAAACCACCGAGGTACCGGTGCCGCGGGTCCTCGGTGTCGTCGACGATCCGGCGGTGTCCGAGGTCCCGATGGTGCTGATGGAATTCGTCGACGGGCAGGTGGTCGACACCATGGCGATCGTGGAATCGCTGACCCCACAGTGTCGCCGGGCCATCGCCGAATCGCTACCGCGCACGCTCGCGAAGATCCACGCGGTCGACCTGGCCGCCGTCGGCCTCGCCGACCTGGCCGGTCACAAGCCCTACGCCGTCCGCCAGCTGAAACGGTGGGGCGGGCAATGGGAGCACTCCAAGACCAGGGAACTGCCGGAACTCGACGAGCTCACCCGCAGGCTGACCGCCGCCGTCCCGGAGCAGCGGGAGGTGACGCTCGTGCACGGCGACTTCCACCTGCGCAACGTGATCACCTCGCACGACACCGGCGAAGTCGTGGCCGCGCTGGACTGGGAACTGTCCACCCTCGGCGACCCGCTGGCCGACATGGGCAGCCTGCTCGCCTACTGGCCGGAACCGGGCGACAACACCGGCGGCGACTTTCCCGCCTCCACGCTGCCCGGTTTCCCGGACCGCGCGCAGATGTCGGCGGCCTACCTCGCGCTGACCGGGCGCGACCCGGCCGCGCTGCGCTACTGGCACGCCTTCGGGCTGTGGAAGCTCGCCGTCATCGCCGAAGGTGTCCTGCGCCGAGCGCGGGACACCCCGCAGAACAGGGCCGCCGCGGGCACCCCGACGGTCGAACGTATCGACGCGATCGTGCACAAGGCACTCGACGTCACCGAGAGGATTGATCGACGATGA
- a CDS encoding NADPH:quinone oxidoreductase family protein has protein sequence MRAWQVTELGEPRDVLRFNDIDDPVAGPGQVLVRVLAAPANFPDVLLCRGQYQVKPALPFTPGVELCGEVVAVGAGAGFAVGDRIVGTTNLPGGAFAELAVLDADSAFPAPDSLDDAEAAALVIGYQTSWFALHRRTQVRPGETLLVHAAAGGVGSSAVQLGKAAGARVIGVVGGPEKAEYCRSLGADLVIDRRTEDFVPIVKEFTEGRGADVIYDPVGGEAYAKSTKCVAFEGRILVIGFAGGTIPQPALNHALIKNYSIIGLHWGLYKQYNQQAIADCHAELSRLAAAGEVRPLISERLSLGDVPDGLGRLGDGDTVGRLVFGPPL, from the coding sequence ATGAGAGCATGGCAGGTGACCGAACTCGGTGAACCGCGGGATGTGCTGCGGTTCAACGATATCGACGACCCGGTGGCCGGACCGGGACAGGTGCTGGTGCGCGTCCTCGCGGCGCCGGCCAACTTCCCCGACGTGCTGCTGTGTCGCGGGCAGTACCAGGTCAAGCCGGCGCTGCCGTTCACGCCCGGTGTCGAGCTGTGCGGTGAAGTGGTGGCGGTCGGAGCGGGCGCCGGCTTCGCGGTAGGCGACCGGATCGTCGGCACCACGAACCTGCCCGGCGGCGCGTTCGCCGAGCTGGCCGTGCTCGATGCCGACAGCGCGTTTCCCGCCCCGGATTCCCTCGATGACGCCGAGGCCGCCGCCCTGGTCATCGGCTATCAGACGAGCTGGTTCGCCCTGCACCGGCGCACCCAGGTGCGGCCGGGCGAAACGCTGCTGGTGCACGCCGCCGCGGGTGGCGTCGGCAGTTCCGCCGTGCAGCTGGGTAAGGCGGCGGGCGCGCGGGTGATCGGGGTCGTCGGCGGGCCGGAGAAGGCCGAGTACTGCCGCAGCCTCGGCGCCGATCTCGTAATCGACCGGCGCACAGAGGATTTCGTGCCGATCGTCAAGGAGTTCACCGAGGGGCGCGGCGCCGACGTGATCTACGACCCGGTCGGCGGCGAGGCCTACGCCAAGTCCACCAAATGCGTCGCCTTCGAAGGCCGCATCCTGGTGATCGGCTTCGCGGGCGGCACCATCCCCCAGCCCGCGCTCAATCACGCGCTGATCAAGAACTACTCGATCATCGGCCTGCACTGGGGGCTCTACAAGCAGTACAACCAGCAGGCGATCGCCGACTGCCACGCCGAACTGTCCCGGCTGGCCGCGGCGGGCGAGGTGCGGCCACTGATCAGCGAACGACTTTCGCTCGGTGATGTGCCCGACGGCCTCGGCCGCCTCGGCGACGGCGACACCGTCGGCAGACTCGTCTTCGGTCCCCCGCTATAA
- a CDS encoding TetR/AcrR family transcriptional regulator, translated as MERRAETEGDSAPPSMARTSLLRELPATPRGLRTRTALIDAGRKVFERLGYLDTRLVDITQEAKCSSGTFYTYFAGKEEIFAAILEHAQEDMMHPGMERVAGDDDPVSIIEASNLAYFEAYKRNAKLMGLLEQVANIDPEFSKLRQERADAFIRRNARSIADLQQRGLADPGLDPMLSSRALSGMVSRLAFNYFVTGDGLLDGTPLPLEELVYTVTRLWANALRMPTRN; from the coding sequence ATGGAACGACGTGCGGAGACCGAGGGCGACAGCGCGCCGCCCTCGATGGCGCGCACCTCGCTGCTGCGCGAGCTGCCCGCCACGCCGCGCGGGCTGCGCACCAGGACAGCGCTGATCGACGCGGGCCGGAAGGTGTTCGAGCGCTTGGGGTATCTCGATACCCGGCTCGTGGACATCACCCAGGAGGCCAAATGCTCCTCGGGCACCTTCTACACCTATTTCGCCGGCAAAGAGGAGATCTTCGCGGCGATCCTGGAGCACGCCCAGGAAGACATGATGCATCCCGGCATGGAGCGCGTGGCGGGCGACGACGATCCCGTGTCGATCATCGAGGCCAGCAATCTGGCCTACTTCGAGGCCTACAAGCGCAACGCCAAGCTGATGGGGCTGCTCGAACAGGTCGCCAACATCGACCCCGAGTTCAGCAAGCTCCGCCAGGAACGGGCCGACGCGTTCATCCGGCGCAACGCGCGCAGCATCGCCGATCTCCAGCAGCGCGGTCTCGCCGATCCAGGGCTGGACCCGATGCTGTCCTCACGGGCACTGTCGGGGATGGTCAGCAGGCTGGCGTTCAACTATTTCGTCACCGGCGACGGGCTCCTCGACGGCACACCGCTCCCGCTCGAGGAACTCGTTTACACGGTGACCCGCCTCTGGGCGAACGCACTGCGCATGCCGACGCGGAACTGA
- a CDS encoding TetR family transcriptional regulator → MARQQERARRTRAAIIKSAAVEFGKSGYAAASLNRILEGSRATKGAMYFHFDSKEDLARAVLETAVERYRICAERWLARADLGPLDVLHGMVDEIALRLEHDTIVQAEYRLVIEPDFHRDTGNGGGRIVGRATRVLAVRAIDHGQLRADADPDRFTRTLSAALAGQRYLVDPISNGSAADLRARFAEVLEVIVEAMATPLWIQNFRVEGWREQARLDDLGLGA, encoded by the coding sequence ATGGCACGGCAGCAAGAGCGGGCGCGCCGGACACGCGCGGCGATAATCAAGTCCGCGGCCGTCGAGTTCGGGAAGAGCGGATATGCCGCGGCATCGCTCAACCGCATTCTGGAGGGTTCGCGCGCCACCAAAGGGGCGATGTACTTCCACTTCGACTCCAAGGAAGACCTGGCGCGCGCGGTGCTCGAGACCGCCGTCGAGCGGTACCGGATCTGCGCCGAGCGCTGGCTCGCGCGCGCCGACCTCGGTCCACTCGACGTACTGCACGGCATGGTCGACGAGATCGCCCTGCGCCTCGAGCACGACACCATCGTGCAAGCCGAGTACCGCCTCGTGATCGAACCCGACTTCCATCGAGACACCGGCAACGGCGGGGGACGCATCGTCGGCCGCGCCACCCGCGTGCTCGCGGTCCGGGCCATCGACCACGGCCAGCTGCGCGCCGACGCCGACCCCGACCGCTTCACCCGGACCCTGTCCGCGGCACTGGCCGGCCAGCGCTATCTGGTCGACCCGATCTCCAACGGTTCCGCCGCCGACCTGCGCGCCCGCTTCGCCGAGGTGCTGGAGGTTATCGTGGAGGCGATGGCCACGCCGTTGTGGATCCAGAACTTCCGCGTCGAGGGCTGGCGGGAGCAAGCACGCCTGGATGACCTCGGTTTGGGCGCCTGA
- a CDS encoding DUF937 domain-containing protein yields the protein MTSFDDLLSQVPIAQIADQLGVDQATATTAVQAALPTLLGGLQVNAAEPQGAASLLGALDDHGGLVEGEGAVDLGQVDVGDGEKIVDNVFGDEKNTVISALGAGGGAGGNDLIAKLLPILAPIVLAYLAKQLTGGAAPAPQQTQSSGGGLGDLLGGLLGGSSNSGGLGGVIGEALSKNAGGALGSVLGGLLGGKR from the coding sequence ATGACTTCCTTCGACGATTTGCTCTCCCAAGTACCCATCGCCCAGATCGCCGACCAGCTCGGTGTCGACCAGGCGACGGCCACCACTGCCGTGCAGGCGGCACTGCCGACGCTGCTCGGCGGCCTCCAGGTGAACGCCGCCGAGCCACAGGGCGCGGCCTCGCTGCTCGGCGCGCTGGACGACCACGGCGGCCTCGTCGAGGGCGAAGGCGCGGTGGATCTGGGGCAGGTGGACGTCGGCGACGGCGAGAAGATCGTCGACAACGTCTTCGGTGACGAGAAGAACACCGTCATCAGTGCGCTCGGCGCGGGCGGCGGAGCCGGTGGCAACGACCTGATCGCCAAGTTGCTGCCGATTCTCGCCCCGATCGTGCTCGCCTACCTCGCCAAACAGCTCACCGGCGGCGCGGCGCCCGCACCGCAGCAGACGCAGTCCTCGGGCGGCGGTCTCGGCGACCTGCTCGGCGGTCTGCTCGGCGGCAGCAGCAACAGCGGCGGGCTCGGCGGGGTGATCGGCGAGGCGCTGTCGAAGAACGCCGGCGGCGCGCTGGGCAGCGTGCTCGGTGGCCTGCTCGGCGGCAAGCGCTGA
- a CDS encoding acyl-ACP desaturase: MARDLTQLELLTELEPVAEENVNRHMSLAKEWHPHDYVPWDEGRNFAAMGGIDWDPEQSKLSEVAKAAMITNLLTEDNLPSYHREIAENFSQDGAWGTWVGRWTAEENRHGIVMRDYLVVTRGVDPVALEEARMIHMTNGFASPAEVDAGFLHSVAYVTFQELATRVSHRNTGKVCDDPIADRMLQRVAADENLHMIFYRNLCGAAMDLSPDQTIEAISMIVENFQMPGAGMPNFRRNGVLMAKHGIYDLRQHLEEVVQPVLKKWNVFDRTDFTARGEATRERLAGFLEKLGEDVLKFEEQRDRMLAREAKKREMVGV, encoded by the coding sequence ATGGCAAGGGATCTGACTCAACTCGAACTGCTCACGGAGTTGGAGCCGGTTGCCGAGGAAAACGTCAACCGGCACATGTCGCTGGCCAAAGAATGGCATCCGCACGACTACGTCCCGTGGGACGAGGGCCGCAACTTCGCCGCCATGGGCGGCATCGACTGGGATCCTGAGCAGTCCAAGCTCAGTGAGGTCGCCAAGGCGGCCATGATCACCAATCTGCTCACCGAGGACAATCTGCCGTCCTACCACCGCGAGATCGCCGAGAACTTCTCCCAGGACGGCGCCTGGGGTACCTGGGTCGGTCGCTGGACCGCCGAGGAGAACCGGCACGGCATCGTGATGCGCGATTACCTGGTGGTCACCCGTGGCGTGGACCCGGTCGCCCTCGAAGAGGCCCGGATGATCCACATGACCAACGGCTTCGCCTCCCCCGCCGAGGTCGACGCCGGCTTCCTGCACTCGGTCGCCTACGTGACCTTCCAGGAACTGGCCACCCGCGTGAGTCACCGCAACACCGGCAAGGTGTGCGACGACCCGATCGCCGACCGCATGCTGCAGCGCGTGGCGGCCGACGAGAACCTGCACATGATCTTCTACCGCAACCTCTGCGGCGCGGCGATGGACCTGAGCCCCGACCAGACCATCGAGGCCATCTCGATGATCGTCGAGAACTTCCAGATGCCCGGCGCGGGCATGCCGAACTTCCGTCGCAACGGCGTACTGATGGCCAAGCACGGCATCTACGACCTGCGTCAGCACCTCGAAGAGGTCGTGCAGCCGGTGCTCAAGAAGTGGAACGTCTTCGACCGCACCGACTTCACCGCCCGTGGCGAGGCCACCCGGGAGCGGCTGGCCGGTTTCCTGGAGAAGCTGGGCGAGGACGTGCTGAAGTTCGAGGAGCAGCGCGACCGGATGCTCGCTCGCGAAGCCAAGAAGCGCGAGATGGTCGGAGTTTAA